From Thunnus albacares chromosome 22, fThuAlb1.1, whole genome shotgun sequence, the proteins below share one genomic window:
- the LOC122973448 gene encoding transforming protein p54/c-ets-1-like, whose translation IAVTELDTLEVPPLTPTSKEVLSQAVRASFSGFTQERVSQHFPQDPTLWSEWEVNHWLEWCQTEFGLHCLGSDLKGLQGSELCGLNREAFLGLMSDCTAGEILWEHLEIMRRGKVRNKSPEAPQTHSFNTRFFTPALFLCLYCSVLPETDSEVEMSHSDDSDIVSSKSWTGPLHDIEPVMEETMSLDVFTLPQPHRSFKEYVGNKTDLSRAVIPAAILAGYTGSGPIQLWQFLLELLTDRSCQSFISWTGDGWEFKLTDPDEVALLWGQRKNKPKMNYEKLSRGLRYYYDKNIIRKTAGKRYVYRFVCNLQGLLGYEPRELHAMLDISNKSH comes from the exons ATAGCTGTCACAGAGCTGGACACCTTGGAGGTTCCTCCTCTCACCCCAACTAGTAAGGAGGTCCTCAGCCAGGCGGTGAGGGCCAGTTTCTCTGGCTTCACACAGGAGAGGGTCAGTCAGCACTTTCCACAAG ATCCTACCTTGTGGTCTGAGTGGGAGGTCAACCACTGGCTGGAATGGTGTCAGACTGAGTTTGGTCTTCACTGCCTGGGTTCAGACCTGAAGGGCCTGCAGGGTAGTGAGCTGTGTGGCCTGAACCGAGAGGCTTTCCTGGGCCTGATGTCTGACTGCACTGCTGGAGAGATCCTGTGGGAACATCTGGAGATCATGAGAAGAGGTAAAGTAAGAAATAAAAGCCCTGAGGCACCACAAACTCACTCTTTCAATACCAGATTTTT tacacCTGCCTTATTCCTGTGTCTCTACTGTTCTGTACTTCCAGAGACAGACTCGGAAGTGGAGATGTCTCACAGTGACGATTCGGACATTGTGAGCTCTAAATCGTGGACTGGTCCACTCCATGATATAGAGCCAGTGATGGAAGAGACCATGTCACTGGATGTTTTCACTTTACCACAACCACACAGAAGCTTCAAAGAATATGTAGGAAACAAGACAGACCTAAGCAGAGCCGTGATACCAGCAGCCATCCTCGCTGGTTACACTG GAAGTGGTCCCATTCAGCTGTGGCAGTTTCTACTGGAGCTCCTGACAGATcgcagctgtcagtcatttatAAGCTGGACAGGAGATGGGTGGGAGTTCAAGCTGACGGACCCTGATGAG GTAGCCCTGCTGTGGGGTCAGAGGAAGAACAAACCCAAGATGAACTATGAGAAGCTGAGCCGCGGTCTGCGCTACTACTACGACAAGAACATCATCCGCAAGACAGCTGGCAAACGCTACGTCTACCGTTTTGTCTGCAACCTGCAAGGCCTGCTGGGATATGAGCCCAGGGAGCTGCATGCCATGTTGGACATCAGTAATAAGAGCCACTAa